The Leptospirillum ferriphilum region TGTACCACAGGGCATCCCCGTGATAGGTCATGGGGATGGCAGGAGGAACGATGTGTTCGCGTGCGCGCTTCAGGTCTTCCGTCCGTCCCCGGAAGACCTCCACGAAATCCGGCTGGAGCGCGTTTTTTTCGAGAGTGTCCAGCAGGTCATCAAGCGGAGGAAAATAAAGGTCGGTCGAGAGTCCGGTCCCCAGACACGGAAGACTGTCAGGGGAAGACCTCACAGGAAGTCCCCTTTCCGGGAACCCGGATCGTCGCGCAAAAGTCTCTTCAGCCGCCTGGACATCTGTTTTTCCGGTGCAAGAAATCCCCCCGATCGGCTGACCTCGATCCCTTTCTGATAGATCCGGATGGCTTCGTCGCGATCTCCCAGGCTCTCCAGAGCGTTTCCGAGAATTTCCCATGCCGCAGCATAGCCTGGTTTTTGGCGGAGAACGGCCTCCAGAACTTCCCTGGCCCGGGCCGGCTGGCCAGCTTCCAGAAGGCCGGCTCCGAGGCCCAGTCCAACCACGGGATCAGAAGGGTCCAATTTCCAGAGTTTTTCAAGGCGATCCAGTCGATCCTGTTCCATTTTCTCCCCCGT contains the following coding sequences:
- a CDS encoding tetratricopeptide repeat protein; the encoded protein is MEQDRLDRLEKLWKLDPSDPVVGLGLGAGLLEAGQPARAREVLEAVLRQKPGYAAAWEILGNALESLGDRDEAIRIYQKGIEVSRSGGFLAPEKQMSRRLKRLLRDDPGSRKGDFL